A stretch of Corallococcus macrosporus DNA encodes these proteins:
- the nhaR gene encoding transcriptional activator NhaR, protein MAWLNYHHLLYFWTVARAGSIAKASEELHLAQPTISAQIKLLEESLGHQLFERKGRKLVLSDVGRTVMRYADEIFRLGNELKNVVSGLPTGQQLRLNVGVLDVIPKLVAEQLLKPALDAGPSLRIICRESPLPQLLAQLALHELDVVLADAPGSEPVSVRSFNHLLGKCGVTFFAAQPLAHLRKDFPRSLDGAPMLLPSEESSVRRSLDLWFERLGIRPLIAGDFDDSALLQAFGQKGHGIFAMPSIIDAEVQRQFNVTAIGHTDEIEQCFYAITVERRLRHPAVVAIAEAARSHIFGG, encoded by the coding sequence ATGGCGTGGCTCAACTACCACCATCTCCTGTATTTCTGGACGGTTGCGCGGGCGGGCAGCATCGCCAAGGCGAGCGAGGAGCTACACCTCGCGCAGCCCACCATCAGCGCGCAGATCAAGCTGCTGGAGGAGTCGCTGGGCCACCAGCTGTTCGAGCGCAAGGGCCGCAAGCTCGTCCTGTCCGACGTGGGCCGCACCGTCATGCGCTACGCGGATGAGATCTTCCGCCTGGGCAACGAGCTGAAGAACGTCGTCTCCGGCCTGCCCACCGGCCAGCAGCTGCGCCTCAACGTGGGCGTGCTCGACGTCATCCCCAAGCTCGTCGCCGAGCAGTTGCTCAAGCCCGCGCTGGACGCGGGCCCCTCGCTGCGCATCATCTGCCGCGAGAGCCCCCTGCCCCAATTGCTTGCACAGCTGGCGCTGCATGAGCTGGACGTGGTGCTCGCGGACGCGCCCGGCTCCGAGCCCGTCAGCGTCCGGTCCTTCAACCACCTGCTGGGCAAGTGCGGCGTGACGTTCTTCGCGGCCCAGCCGCTGGCGCACCTGCGCAAGGACTTCCCGCGCTCACTGGACGGCGCGCCCATGCTGCTGCCGTCGGAGGAGTCCTCGGTGCGCCGCTCGCTGGACCTGTGGTTCGAGCGGCTGGGCATCCGGCCCCTCATCGCGGGCGACTTCGACGACAGCGCGCTGCTCCAGGCCTTCGGACAGAAGGGGCACGGCATCTTCGCCATGCCCTCCATCATCGACGCGGAGGTGCAACGGCAGTTCAACGTCACCGCCATCGGGCACACCGACGAAATCGAGCAGTGCTTCTACGCCATCACCGTGGAGCGCCGCCTGCGCCACCCCGCCGTCGTCGCCATCGCCGAGGCCGCGCGCTCGCACATCTTCGGCGGCTGA